Proteins encoded in a region of the Triticum dicoccoides isolate Atlit2015 ecotype Zavitan chromosome 3A, WEW_v2.0, whole genome shotgun sequence genome:
- the LOC119270112 gene encoding F-box protein At1g67340-like: MRTRSGSLYTCGGTGEPAAPVAGQKRKRSPAAAGEASGVRRKRQATGPDYLDGIPDDLVLSIFSKLASSANSPSDLLSVHLTCKRLNGLGQQDMVFAKASPASLAVKAAAWSEPVQRFLKRCADAGNLEACYILGMIRFYCLGSRSGGAALLAKAAVGGHPAALYSLAVIQFNGSGGAKSDRDLRAGAALCARSAALGHVDALRELGHCLQDGYGVRRDPAEGRRLLVAANARELSLALAAAAASATYPFASLPIGAVAGGAGGVTSSPLLSDFGWSLPEAEPHTANQFMSDWWASRGVQACAKKTDAAATGGDGEGELRLCSHMRCGRKETRRHEFRRCSVCGAANYCSRACQALDWKRAHKAQCVPMDRWLVGGAAAAPQQ, from the exons ATGAGGACGAGGAGCGGCTCTCTCTATACCTGCGGAGGAACCGGCGAGCCGGCGGCTCCGGTGGCCGGGCAGAAGAGGAAGAggtctcccgccgccgccggcgaggcaTCCGGCGTGCGCCGGAAGAGGCAGGCTACCGGGCCGGACTACTTGGACGGCATCCCTGACGACCTCGTGCTGTCCATCTTCTCCAAACTCGCCTCATCTGCGAACTCCCCCTCCGACCTGCTGTCCGTCCACCTAAC GTGCAAGAGGCTCAACGGCCTGGGGCAGCAGGACATGGTGTTCGCCAAGGCCTCGCCGGCGTCGCTCGCCGTCAAGGCGGCGGCCTGGTCCGAGCCCGTGCAGCGGTTTCTCAAGCGCTGCGCCGACGCCGGCAATCTTGAGGCTTGCTACATTCTCGGCATG ATCCGGTtctactgccttggcagccgcagcgGCGGCGCGGCTCTGCTCGCGAAGGCGGCCGTCGGCGGGCACCCGGCGGCGCTGTACTCGCTGGCCGTCATCCAGTTCAACGGGAGCGGGGGCGCCAAGTCGGACCGCGACCTGCGCGCCGGGGCGGCGCTctgcgcgcgctccgccgcgctgGGCCACGTCGACGCGCTCCGGGAGCTCGGGCACTGCCTCCAGGACGGCTACGGCGTGCGCCGCGACCCGGCCGAgggccgccgcctcctcgtcgccgccaACGCCCGCGAGCTCTCCCTCGCGCTCGCCGCCGCGGCGGCAAGCGCAACCTACCCCTTCGCCTCCCTCCCCATCGGCGCCGTCgcaggcggcgccggcggcgtcaCCAGCAGCCCCCTCCTCTCCGACTTCGGGTGGAGCCTGCCGGAGGCAGAGCCGCACACGGCGAACCAGTTCATGTCAGACTGGTGGGCGTCGCGCGGCGTGCAGGCGTGCGCCAAGAAGACCGACGCGGCGGCCACCGGCGGAGACGGCGAGGGCGAGCTGCGGCTGTGCTCCCACATGCGGTGCGGGCGCAAGGAGACGCGGCGGCACGAGTTCCGGCGCTGCTCCGTGTGCGGCGCGGCCAACTACTGCTCCCGCGCGTGCCAGGCCCTGGACTGGAAGCGCGCCCACAAGGCCCAGTGCGTGCCCATGGACCGCTGGCTCgtgggcggcgccgccgccgcgccgcagcAGTGA